The genomic window CTCCACCGGCGCCCCACGTTGTGACACCCGCGAGGACGTGGCCCGTCGCCACGCCCTTTCGCAGCAACGCACTTTCACTCGCGCCGGTGATCGAAGCCGAGTTCAGCGGCGCCCAGTTGCGCGAACTGGCGCGCTGGCTCGGCGCGACGCCGAAGGGCAACTCGCGCGCAGGGTTGGTCGAACAAGTGGTCACAGCGCTCAACGAGCGCATCGCCCGCGTCGCCGAATCGCCTGATGCGTTGTTGGAAGGCCTGAGCGACGCACAACAACACTTCGCCCGCCGGCTGCTCACCGCGCGCGACCCCGAGGTGCCGGTTGCGTATAGCGCGATCGCCGACCTATGGACGCAGTCGGCCGAGCGCCCGATCCACTCCTGGCCCTACGCCCACCGCCAGTTGACCGAGATGCTCGAGTCGCTGCGCCGGCGCGCCCTGCTCTTCCCCACCCGCGCGCCCTTTCCGACCAGCGCCCATGATTCATATTACCAGTGGCTGCCCCTGCGCCGGGCGCCCGTGATGCGCTGGCCCGCACCGGCCGAGGCGACGACGCGCGAGACCGCAGGGCCTTCATCGCCCGCCGCCAACTTTCTGGAGCACTTCCGAACCTTCCTGGACGCCGTCGCGCGCAGCGGCGCCGCCCTGCGCACGCGGCTGCCGCCACATCAGCAAGCCGCGCGCCTGAGCTGGCTGCGCGGCTGGGAACACAACGCCGACGAAGCCGAGCGCGTGCTGCGCTCTCGGCCAAACTGGGCGCCAGATCCACACACCGGCATCAGCGTGCCGATGCTCGGCCCCCTAGCGGCAGAATCGCTGACCACGCTGGAGAATCAAACGGGCCTGCCCGCGCCACAGATCGAGTTCCTGTTCGCCATCGCGTGCGCTTTACAACTCATCGAGGCGACCGATCCCGATGCGCTTACAACGCAAGCCACGGATGGCGCATGGCGCGTGCGCGTATGCCACGATGCGCTCGAAGCGTGGTTGATCCTGGACGATCGGCAACAACTTCGGCGCGCCTGGACGGCCTGGAGCGAACAAATCATGGACGGCCTGGAGGTGCGCAGCGCCATCGGCGACCTGAAGCCCGAGCAAACCTTTCGCGTCATGCGCGCGATCGGCGCGCGCGCCCTAACCCCCAACCTGCTGGCCGCCGAGTGGTGTGCGCTGCGGCGCTACATGGTGCGCGTGCTGCGCAGCCTGCCGCTCGACCGATGGATCCGCTGGGGACACCCTGCAGGCGCAGCTCTTCGAGTTTCATCCGGAATGCACCTGGACGTTCGCCACGAAGGCAAGTTGGTGGTTTGCTTACGCCGCCAAAGGCACCCGCGTAAATTTGAAAGTCTTGGACGAATGGCGCCTCACCCTTGGGGCCGTCCTGGAACACATCATCCGAGATTCACTCGCCTGGTTCGGCGCAGTCGAGGCGCGCCCGACACCGGCCGGCCGGCTGGACGCTTTAAGATCACGCCGCTGGGCGAATGGTTCATCGAAGGGCGAGAGGAGGCGCCACCGATCAGCGTCGCCCGCACGTCACGACCGATCGAGCCGATCGAGTGGCTGGACGAGTACACCCTGCGGCTGCCGCCGGGCGCCGGATCGCGCTGCGCTGGTCGGCGTGGTGCGTCGCTGCACCGAACACGGCAGCGCGCCGTTCACTTACACATTCACCGCAGCCAGCATCGAGCGCGCGCTGTCGGAGGGGTTGTCGTTCGCGGAGGTCGCAGCGCAGTTCAAGCGCGCCAGGGCGCCGCTCAGCCGAACGGTCAGCAACGAATTTAAGCGGATTGCGCAACGGCACGGACGCGTGCGCGTGTATCAATCGCTCACCGTGCTGGAGCTGGCCGACGACTTCGCCGCCAGAGAGCTGGCCGCCAGCACCAGCCTGATGCAACACGTGGTCTATCAACTGTCGCCGCGCACCTTCATCCTCAACGCGGAAGGACTAGACACGTTGATCGGGGAGCTGCTCAAGAAAGGCTACACACCGAGGGTGAAGTAAGCATGCATCGGGAGGGGTCCGGAATCGAGCACGAGCTTTTGGGAAGCGCCATGCGCAGCTCCTCATTCACAGTGCTCAGCGCCAGCGCCGGCGACTTCCAACGCGACCTGGGCCGCTATTTGCGCCATGTGCGCAAGGCCAACGGCATCCCGCTGACGCAGCAGGGCTGGATCTATAAGACCTGCCTCAAGGCGCTGGCCACGGCGCTGAATGTAGCGGAGGCGCCGGCCAACGAACGCGACCACGGGCGAATGTGGTTCATGCGCCGACTGCTGCGGGCGATGAACGAGCTGAGCGAGGCGGATCAAGGCCGCTTCATCACCGTGAATCCAAACGGCCGGTTGCTCGGCATGCCGATGACCCAGCGGGTGAAGTGGACGTTTGAAACCTGGCGCGACAGCGACGCCTGGAACGAACTGCTACGATTGCCGCTCCAGGTCAGCGGCGGACATGCCAGCCGAGAAGCGTCGGCCGCGCTCGGCAAAGCCCGCCTCACCTTGTTGCGGGCAATCGGCCGTTTGGCGCAAGTCGATCGGCCATCCGGCGAGTGGTTGACGCTGGCCGAACTGGTCGCCTACGTCAAGCGCAACCACTACGCCTTCTTGTTCGAGCGTCGGCATCACGGCCACAGCCCGCGCAGTTTGTACGTCTCGCCTTACCATCGGGCAAACAATCTCTATGGGCTGACCTTCGGCGCCGTCAAGAACGAGGCCAACGGTTGGGACCTGGTCGAGGGCGGATTCATCGTGAACGTGTTGACCGGCCCGCTGTGGTGGATGGGTCTAGTCGAACTGGGATACCCGAGCAACGCTCGGCAGGCCGGCGGTGAAAACGTCGCGCCGGCGGCTTTCCGCCTCACGCCGGCGGGCACATGGCTGATCGGCGGCGGCGATCCGCCGACCTTCGTCGAGCGCGGCGGCAAGCTCATCGTTCAGCCGAACTTCACCGTGCTGGCGCTCGAACCGATCAGCGACGCCGTGCTGAGCGACCTCGACCACTTCGCCGAGTCGCAGGGCGGCGAGCGCGTCATCGCCTATCACCTGACGCGCGAATCGCTGTATCGCGGCCAGCAAAGCGGATGGGACGCCGCGCGCGTCATCGCCTTCCTCGAGGCGCACCAGGGGGGGCCGATCCCGGCCAACGTGCGCCGCTCGCTGGAAGAGTGGGAAGCCGCGCACCGGCGCATCACCTTTCACCGCAACGTCTGCGTGGTGCAATTCGCAGACGCCGAGGCCGAACAAGCGCTGACAGACGCACTGATGCCGTTCGAGCCACGGGCCCTCGGCGCGCGCTTCGGGCTGATCGAGGAGCGAGACGCCGCCGAGGTTGTGGCTGCGCTGCGCGAGGCAGGATGGACGCCGGTGTTGCAACCCGCCGGCGATCAAGCCACAGAGAACGCACTGCGCGCCGGCGACGCAGGCGAAGTGATGTTCACCCAAGCCGCGCCGAGCGTGTATGCCCTGGGCAAGCTGGCGCAATTCGCCGAACTGGCGCCGGCCAACGAGGGTAAGAACGGCGCACGCATTACCGCCGCCAGCGTGCGCGCGGCGATGAGCAGCGGCATGTCGCTCGATCAATTGCTGGCCACGCTGGCGGAATTGCACGCCGGGCCGATCCCCGTCGCGTTGGAGGAGAAGATTCGCGCATGGGCCAGCTTCTTCGGCGATGCAACGCTGCAACACACGGTGTTGCTCGAGCTATCCAGCGACACCGTGCTGGCCAACTTGCTCGACGACCGCGAGGTCGGCCCCTATCTGACCCCCATCGCGGGCAGCGCAAAGCCGCTGGCGCTGGTGCAGCCGGCGCACGCCGAAATCGTGCGGGCGATGTTGCGCGAACGCGGGATCAACATTTAGCCCACACTGGGGAATGGTGGCTCATCGCCGGCCCAACCAGCGGACGATGACGGCAAAGCGACCATCGCGTGCCGCCCAAGCGCCTGAAATCAGCGGGCGATTTCGGACGACACAACAAATGGAGGCGCCGCCCGCTATCAGCTTTGCGCCGCATGAAGGCGGAGCAAGACATCGAGCGCAAGCCCGAGGCACAACCCCTCTTATAATCGCGACCGTACACGCCCATTCGCAGAATTCGGCGCGTCCGATTCTGATGGCTCAACCATGTTCAAAAACCTTCTGACGAGACTTATCGGCAGCGACAGTGAAAAGGCCTTGGCGCGCCTCGGCCCGCTGGTGGAGCGCTGCAACGCGCTAGAGCCGGAGATGAAGAACTCTCCGACACGCAACTGCGCGACAAGACGGACGAATTCAAGGCGCGCCTGGCGGCGGGCGAGACGCTCGACGACCTGCTGCCAGAGGCCTTTGCCGTGGTGCGCGAAGCCGCGGTGCGCACAATGGGCAGCGCCACTATCGACGTGCAGCTCATCGGTGGCATCGTGCTGCACCAGGGCAAGATCGCCGAGATGAAGACGGGCGAAGGCAAGACGCTCGTCGCCACGTTGCCGCTCTATCTCAACGCGCTGACCGGTCGCGGCGTGCACCTGGTGACGCCCAACGACTACCTGTCCAAGTTCGGCCTGCAGCAGATGGGGCCGATCTATCACTTCCTGGGGCTGGAGTCGGCGGTCATCCAGAGTCGCGGCGGCAACGAGACCATGCACTCGTTCCGCTTCAACCGCAGTGGTCAGCGACGATGCGCTTCCAGTACCTGGAGCCGATCGATCGCAAAGCAGGCCTATCAGGCGACATCACCTACGGCACCAACAACGAGTTCGGCTTCGACTATCTGCGCGACAACATGGTGCGTTCGCTGGACGAGGTCGTGCAGCGCGGGCACTACTACGCCATCGTGGACGAGGTGGACAACATCCTCATTGACGAGGCGCGCACGCCGCTGATCATCAGCGGGCAGGCCGATCAGCCATCTGAGCGTTGTACAGCGCTTCGCGCGGCTGGTGAAGGACCTGAAGCCCAGCAGCGAAGCACAAGCGTCGAGATGGAAACCCCGACGGCGACTCATCGTCGAGGCCAATTGCGTCACCGCAGCGTCTACCCTGACCGAGCGCGGCGTCGAGCAAGATCGACGCAAGCTGGCCCAGGAAGGCGTGCTGAAAGGGACAACCTCTACAGCCCCGAAAACGCCGACATGCTGCCCTACCTGGACAACGCCCTGCGCGCCCATGTGGTCTATCACCGCGACAAAGACTACGTGGTGATCGCAACGGCCAGGTGATCATCGTGGACGAGTTCACCGGTCGCCTGATGCACGGCCGGCGCTTCTCCGAAGGGCTGCACCAGGCCATCGAGGCCAAAGAGGGCGTGGAAGTCCGCCGCGAAAGCCCTGACGCTGGCGACGATCACCTTCCAGAACTACTTCCGCATGTACGAAAAGCTGGCGGGCATGACCGGCACGGCCAACCGAAGCCGCGGAGTTCGAGGAAATCTACAACCTGGAAGTCGTGCCGCTGCCCACCCACATCGAATACCAGGCCATGCAGAAGAAGCTGATCGAGAAGCAGGACAAATTCGTGGACGGATCGCCGGTCACCGTTTACATTGATCCGAAGACCAACCGCAAGTACTACAAGCGCCTGGACTATCCTGATCTCGTCTTCAAGAATGCCGAAGCCAAATTCAAGGCCGTGGTGAACGAGATCGCCGAGACGCACAAGACCGGCCGTCCGGTGCTGGTCGGCACGATCGCCATCGAGACCAGCGAGCGCCTCAGCCGCATGCTCGACCGTCGCGGCATCCCGCACCAGGTGCTCAACGCCAAGCATCACGAGCGCGAAGCCGACGGTCATCGCGCAGGCCGGCCGGCCGCGGCGCCGTGACGATCGCCACCAACATGGCCGGCCGCGGCGTGGACATCCTGCTCGGCGGCAATCCCGAAGGGCATCGCCCGCGAGAGGTTGCGCAAGGCCGGCAAAGACCTGACGCAGATCACGCCGGAAGAATGGCAGGCCGCGCTGGCAGAAGCAACGCGCGAGACCGAAGAGGACAAGAAGAAAGTCCTCGCCCTCGGCGGCTTGCATGTCATCGGCACCGAGCGTCACGAAGCGCGCCGCATTGATAACCAATTGCGCGGCCGCTGCGCGCGCCAGGGCGACCCCGGCAGCACCCGCTTCTACGTCTCGTTAGACGATGAGCTGATGCGACGCTTCGGCGGCGAGCGCGTCAAGAGCTTGATGGAGCGCTTAAAGATAGAGGAGGACGTGCCGTTGGAGTACGGCATCCTCTCCAAGAGCATCGAACAAGCGCAGGAGAAGGTCGAAGGCTACAACTTCGACATCCGCAAGCACGTCGTGCAATACGACGACGTCATCAACCGCCAGCGCGAGGTGATTTACCGCCAGCGCCGCACCATCCTGGAGAAGGACGACCTGAAAGAAAACGTCATGGACCTGGTCGCGGAGGAGCTGGAGGAGATCGTCCAGGAACATACCGTCGGCGACTTGCCCGAGAACTGGGACCTCCAAGGGCTGCTCAACCAGGCGCGCGCAATCGTGCCGCTCCCCAAAGACTTTGATCCAGCCCAGTGGGCCAAAGGCACGCGCGACGAGATCGTGGACTTCCTGGTTAGCCAGGCCGAACAGCGCTACGACGCCGGCTTGGGCGAGTTCGCCAAAGTCCTGCAGACGCAGATGACGCTGGCCGGCGTCACGCTGGAGCAAATGCGCCTGGGCCACGATCCGATGATGCGCTGCATCCATCGCTGGGTCAAGAAGCACTTCGACGCTCCCCCAGAGGCGTTCGCTGCCATCGAGCCGCTCCCCCTGAATGAGATTCCGGCGCAGCATCAACCCGCCGTCGCTCAAGGCTTCTTTGACGGCGTCCGGCTATTCCGCGATCGCGCCGTGTTGATTCAGACGGTTGATCAACACTGGGTAAAGCACCTGACCGATCTCGACGAGCTACGCGAGGGCATTGGCCTGCGCGCCTTTGCCCAGCGCAACCCGCTGGTGGAGTTCCGCACCGAGGCTAGCCGCATGTATGAAGAGATGCTGGCCAGCATCCGCGAGCAGGTCGCGCACCGCATCTTCAACGTGCAGTTCAACGTCCAGGCACCGCGGCCGCAGCGCCAGCAGTCCCCTCAGCCGCAGCGTATGGCGGCCGGGCCGGTCGGCGCGCGCTCGCCGATAGACCGCGCCATCGAACGAGGCGCGCTGAAGACCAGCGGCGGCAGCGCAGCGGCCGGCGCCGGCAACGGCAAGCCCAAGCCGGCAACCTCGCGCAAGCTGGGCCGCAACGACATCTGCCCATTCTGCGACAGCGGCAAGAAGGTTAAAGTCTGCCAATGCGAGGGCGCGCGCCGTTGGCGCGGGGAACTGTAGTTTGCCTCCAGCGCCCTGCAAGCCGGCTAAGGAGCAATCACCACACCCTCGCCCGGGTTGGCGTTTCCCGAACGATCGCCTTTGATCCCTACGGCCACAGCCGCATCCTGCCTTCGGCGATAGCGCCGGGCGGCGACCGCAACGGTCCGTTCGTGCCGGCAGATGCGCCTGCTTTCTGGGCAAAGGCCTGGGGCGAAACAGCGCGAGGCAACTGTGGCCCATTGAATTTGCGCACCGTCGTTCGATGCCACCCGGCCAGCAGAGCGCCGGATATGACTGCGCGCCATTCCGAACACCTCATACCTTCACGTCAGGCATCCCGAACGGCGCGCGTCCTTTTCTCAAAGAGCGGGGGGCGATGTGCTGCGATGTTGCCAAACTCATCCACATCCATCAAACCATCAACCCGGCTTATCCATTCCCAACTCAGTTGCTACACCGTGCTGCGATGTGCTCCCCGCTTGGCCCAGTCTATCACAAAGATGATACAAAGTAAATACAAAACTTAGACAAACCAGATTTTGCTACTTGAGGCCCTTCAGAGTAACATCCTGCCGATGGCGCACACACTCCTGATCAAGCATGCAGATTGGCTGGTGACGATGGACGCCGGCCGGCGCGAAATCCCCGACGGCGGGCTCTACGTCGAGGACAACCGCATCGTCGCGGTCGGCCCAACCGCCGAACTCCCGGCGACTGCCGACGAGGTGCTCGACCTGCGCGGGCACATCGTCCTGCCCGGCATGATTAACACGCACCACCACATGTATCAGAGCCTGACCCGCGCCGTGCCGGCAGCCCAAAACGCCGAGCTATTCGGGTGGTTGCGCGCGCTCTACCCGATCTGGGCGCGCCTGACGCCGGAGATGATCCGCGTCTCAACGCAGATGGCGATGAGCGAGCTATTGCTCTCCGGCTGCACCACCACCAGCGACCATCTCTACATCTTCCCCAACGGCTGCCGGCTGGACGACAGCATCGAGGCCGCGCGCGAAGTGGGCATGCGCTTTCACGCCAGCCGCGGCGCGATGAGCGTAGGCGAGAGCAAAGGCGGCCTACCGCCCGACAGCGTGGTTGAGGACGAAGACGCCATCCTGAAGGACACACAGCGCCTGATCGAGGCGTATCATGACCCGGCGCGCTACGCGATGCTGCGCATCGTCGTCGCGCCGTGCTCGCCCTTCTCGGTCAGCCGCGATTTGATGC from Candidatus Roseilinea sp. includes these protein-coding regions:
- a CDS encoding hypothetical protein (possible pseudo, frameshifted), translating into MRKAGKDLTQITPEEWQAALAEATRETEEDKKKVLALGGLHVIGTERHEARRIDNQLRGRCARQGDPGSTRFYVSLDDELMRRFGGERVKSLMERLKIEEDVPLEYGILSKSIEQAQEKVEGYNFDIRKHVVQYDDVINRQREVIYRQRRTILEKDDLKENVMDLVAEELEEIVQEHTVGDLPENWDLQGLLNQARAIVPLPKDFDPAQWAKGTRDEIVDFLVSQAEQRYDAGLGEFAKVLQTQMTLAGVTLEQMRLGHDPMMRCIHRWVKKHFDAPPEAFAAIEPLPLNEIPAQHQPAVAQGFFDGVRLFRDRAVLIQTVDQHWVKHLTDLDELREGIGLRAFAQRNPLVEFRTEASRMYEEMLASIREQVAHRIFNVQFNVQAPRPQRQQSPQPQRMAAGPVGARSPIDRAIERGALKTSGGSAAAGAGNGKPKPATSRKLGRNDICPFCDSGKKVKVCQCEGARRWRGEL
- a CDS encoding hypothetical protein (possible pseudo, frameshifted); the protein is MPLPTHIEYQAMQKKLIEKQDKFVDGSPVTVYIDPKTNRKYYKRLDYPDLVFKNAEAKFKAVVNEIAETHKTGRPVLVGTIAIETSERLSRMLDRRGIPHQVLNAKHHEREADGHRAGRPAAAP
- a CDS encoding hypothetical protein (possible pseudo, frameshifted) yields the protein MRFQYLEPIDRKAGLSGDITYGTNNEFGFDYLRDNMVRSLDEVVQRGHYYAIVDEVDNILIDEARTPLIISGQADQPSERCTALRAAGEGPEAQQRSTSVEMETPTATHRRGQLRHRSVYPDRARRRARSTQAGPGRRAERDNLYSPENADMLPYLDNALRAHVVYHRDKDYVVIATAR